A single region of the Pseudomonas sp. B21-023 genome encodes:
- the phoB gene encoding phosphate regulon transcriptional regulator PhoB has protein sequence MVGRNILIVDDEAPIREMIAVALEMAGYDCLEAENSQQAHAIIVDRKPDLILLDWMLPGTSGIELARRLKRDELTGDIPIIMLTAKGEEDNKIQGLEVGADDYITKPFSPRELVARLKAVLRRTGPSDSEAPIEVGGLLLDPISHRVTIDGKPAEMGPTEYRLLQFFMTHQERAYTRGQLLDQVWGGNVYVEERTVDVHIRRLRKALGEAYENLVQTVRGTGYRFSTKS, from the coding sequence ATGGTTGGCAGAAACATTCTGATCGTCGACGACGAAGCGCCTATCCGCGAGATGATCGCCGTTGCATTGGAAATGGCCGGCTATGACTGCCTCGAGGCCGAGAACTCGCAACAGGCCCACGCCATCATCGTCGACCGCAAGCCGGACCTGATCCTGCTCGACTGGATGCTGCCGGGCACATCCGGCATCGAGCTGGCCCGCCGCCTCAAGCGCGACGAGCTGACCGGCGACATCCCGATCATCATGCTCACCGCCAAGGGTGAAGAGGACAACAAGATCCAGGGCCTGGAAGTCGGCGCCGACGACTACATCACCAAGCCGTTCTCGCCCCGTGAACTGGTGGCGCGCCTGAAGGCCGTGCTGCGCCGCACCGGCCCAAGCGACAGCGAAGCGCCGATCGAAGTCGGCGGCCTGCTGCTCGACCCGATCAGCCACCGCGTGACCATCGATGGCAAACCGGCCGAGATGGGCCCCACCGAGTACCGCCTGCTGCAGTTCTTCATGACTCACCAGGAGCGCGCCTACACCCGCGGCCAGTTGCTCGACCAGGTCTGGGGCGGCAACGTCTATGTCGAGGAGCGCACCGTCGACGTGCATATCCGCCGCCTGCGCAAGGCACTGGGTGAAGCCTACGAAAATCTGGTACAAACCGTCCGCGGCACTGGCTATCGCTTCTCGACCAAAAGCTGA
- the phoR gene encoding phosphate regulon sensor histidine kinase PhoR, translated as MLLLITVCLIGGLVSGYYGWSLAIGLAFYLGWTLKQLLRLHDWLRNHQPDEAPPDGYGLWGEVFDSIYHLQRRDQRVRGRLQAVIDRVQESTAALRDAVIMLDSDGNLEWWNRAAETLLGFKTPQDGGQPVTNLVRHPRFKEYFESENYAEPLEIPSPINDRLRVQLHLTRYGNNEHLMLVRDVTRIHQLEQMRKDFVANVSHELRTPLTVITGYLETLLDNVEDVNPRWSRALQQMSAQGSRMQTLLNDLLLLAKLEATDYPSDNQPVLVDTLLTAIKNDAQALSGPRNQRISLEAAPGIRLKGSESELRSAFSNLVFNAVKYTQDEGNIRIRWWADEQGAHLSVQDSGVGIEAKHLPRLTERFYRVDSSRASNTGGTGLGLAIVKHVLMRHRGRLEISSVPGHGSTFTCHFAPAQLVVNKG; from the coding sequence ATGCTCCTGCTGATCACCGTCTGCCTGATCGGCGGGCTGGTCAGCGGTTACTATGGCTGGAGCCTGGCCATCGGCCTGGCCTTCTACCTGGGCTGGACACTGAAGCAGTTGCTGCGCTTGCACGACTGGTTGCGCAATCATCAACCCGATGAAGCGCCACCCGATGGCTACGGCCTGTGGGGCGAAGTGTTCGACAGCATCTATCACCTGCAGCGCCGCGACCAGCGCGTGCGTGGCCGCCTGCAGGCAGTGATCGACCGGGTCCAGGAGTCCACCGCTGCCCTTCGCGATGCGGTGATCATGCTCGACAGCGACGGCAACCTTGAGTGGTGGAACCGCGCCGCCGAGACCCTCCTGGGCTTCAAGACCCCGCAGGACGGCGGCCAGCCGGTGACCAACCTGGTGCGCCACCCGCGCTTCAAGGAGTACTTCGAGTCGGAGAACTACGCCGAGCCGCTGGAGATCCCTTCGCCGATCAACGACCGCCTGCGCGTGCAACTGCACCTCACCCGCTACGGCAACAACGAGCACCTGATGCTGGTGCGCGACGTGACCCGCATCCACCAGTTGGAACAGATGCGCAAGGACTTCGTGGCTAACGTTTCCCACGAGCTGCGCACGCCATTGACAGTGATCACCGGCTACCTCGAGACGCTGCTGGACAACGTCGAGGACGTGAACCCGCGCTGGAGCCGGGCCTTGCAGCAGATGAGCGCGCAAGGCTCACGCATGCAGACGCTGCTCAACGACCTGTTGCTGTTGGCCAAGCTCGAAGCTACCGACTATCCCTCGGACAACCAGCCGGTGCTGGTCGACACCCTGCTCACCGCCATCAAGAACGACGCCCAGGCCCTGTCCGGCCCGCGCAACCAGCGAATCAGCCTGGAGGCAGCGCCTGGCATACGGCTCAAGGGCAGCGAGTCGGAGCTGCGCAGTGCGTTCTCCAACCTGGTGTTCAACGCGGTCAAGTACACCCAGGACGAAGGCAATATCCGCATCCGCTGGTGGGCCGACGAACAGGGCGCGCACCTCAGCGTGCAGGACTCGGGGGTCGGTATCGAGGCCAAGCACCTGCCACGCCTGACCGAACGCTTCTACCGCGTCGATTCCAGCCGAGCCTCCAACACCGGCGGCACCGGGCTGGGCCTGGCGATCGTCAAGCATGTGCTGATGCGCCATCGCGGGCGCCTGGAAATCAGCAGCGTGCCGGGCCATGGAAGCACCTTCACCTGTCATTTTGCGCCAGCACAATTGGTCGTGAACAAGGGCTGA
- a CDS encoding hemolysin family protein: MDPSPGISLTSLFADFGMILFALFLVLLNGFFVAAEFAMVKLRSTRVESIAELHGWRGSILRKVHNQLDAYLSACQLGITLASLGLGWVGEPAFAHLLEPLLAYVGVDSPELIKAISFFVAFFVISYLHIVVGELAPKSWAIRKPELLSLWTAVPLYLFYWAMYPAIYLLNASANTILRIAGQGEPGPHHEHHYSREELKLILHSSRGHDPSDQGMRVLASAVEMGELEVVDWANSREDMVSIDAHAPLKEILALLRRHKFSRYPVYDAEREEFTGLLHIKDLLLELAELDHLPQTIDLADLARPLERVSRHMPLSQLLEQFRKGGAHFVLVEEADGKVIGYLTMEDVLEVLVGDIQDEHRKTERGILAYQPGKLLVRGDTPLFKVERLLGIDLDHIEAETLAGLIYETLKRVPEEEEVLEVEGLRIIIKKMKGPKIVLAKVLKLD, from the coding sequence ATGGACCCTTCCCCTGGTATCAGCCTCACCTCGTTGTTCGCCGATTTCGGCATGATTCTCTTTGCCTTGTTCCTGGTGCTGCTCAACGGCTTCTTCGTGGCTGCCGAGTTCGCCATGGTCAAGCTGCGCTCCACCCGCGTCGAATCCATCGCCGAGCTGCATGGCTGGCGTGGCAGCATCCTGCGCAAGGTGCACAACCAGCTCGACGCCTATCTCTCGGCCTGCCAGCTGGGCATCACCCTCGCCTCCCTGGGCCTGGGCTGGGTCGGCGAGCCGGCGTTCGCCCACCTGCTCGAGCCGCTGCTGGCTTATGTCGGCGTGGACAGCCCGGAGCTGATCAAGGCGATCTCGTTCTTCGTCGCCTTCTTCGTGATCTCCTACCTGCACATCGTGGTCGGCGAGCTGGCCCCCAAGTCGTGGGCGATCCGCAAGCCCGAGCTGCTGTCGCTGTGGACCGCCGTGCCGCTGTACCTGTTCTACTGGGCGATGTACCCGGCGATCTACCTGCTCAACGCCAGCGCCAACACCATCCTGCGCATCGCCGGCCAAGGCGAGCCCGGGCCGCACCACGAGCACCACTACAGCCGCGAGGAGCTCAAGCTGATCCTGCACTCCAGCCGTGGCCATGACCCAAGCGACCAAGGCATGCGCGTACTAGCCTCGGCCGTGGAGATGGGCGAGCTGGAGGTGGTCGACTGGGCCAACTCGCGCGAGGACATGGTCAGCATCGATGCCCATGCGCCGCTGAAGGAAATCCTCGCCCTGCTGCGCCGTCACAAGTTCAGTCGCTACCCGGTATATGACGCCGAGCGCGAGGAATTCACCGGCCTGCTGCACATCAAGGACCTGCTGCTGGAGCTGGCAGAGCTCGACCACTTGCCGCAAACCATCGACCTTGCAGACCTCGCCCGCCCGCTGGAACGGGTATCCCGGCACATGCCGCTGTCCCAGCTGCTGGAGCAGTTCCGCAAGGGTGGCGCGCACTTCGTGCTGGTCGAGGAAGCCGACGGCAAAGTGATCGGCTACCTGACCATGGAAGACGTGCTGGAAGTGCTGGTGGGCGATATCCAGGACGAACACCGCAAGACCGAGCGCGGCATCCTCGCTTACCAGCCGGGCAAGTTGCTGGTGCGCGGTGATACGCCGCTGTTCAAGGTGGAGCGCTTGCTGGGTATCGACCTGGACCACATCGAGGCGGAAACCCTCGCCGGGCTGATCTACGAGACGCTTAAGCGCGTCCCTGAGGAAGAGGAAGTGCTGGAAGTCGAAGGCCTGCGCATCATCATCAAGAAGATGAAAGGGCCTAAGATCGTGCTGGCCAAGGTGCTCAAGCTCGATTGA
- a CDS encoding M23 family metallopeptidase: protein MPPSRLLLFCALLTASASSLGMTIYKTTDTYGVVSYSDRPSVGAKVFVFREPMVERLDGQVRLKTEDFAGGVRFVARNELFVPMEVELRVERLANAQGGNASRIVRRLVPPRSNLILSVVQARQGARLKYDTKFRYAMGDPGQRPQGYRYPFPWKGGPFRLSQGPNGRFSHFGPKGRYAMDIAMPEGTPIIAARGGVVVKIENNQSGRGNNPAGNFVRILHPDGTMGVYLHLMRGSVVVGEGQRVAQGQALAKSGNTGNSSGPHLHFVVQRNVGLALESIPYQFDRPIGGLPDFTAGNP, encoded by the coding sequence ATGCCGCCTTCCCGACTGCTGCTGTTCTGTGCCTTGCTCACGGCCTCGGCGTCGAGCCTGGGCATGACCATCTACAAGACCACCGATACCTATGGCGTGGTTTCCTATTCCGACCGGCCCAGCGTGGGCGCCAAGGTTTTCGTGTTCCGCGAACCCATGGTCGAGCGCCTGGACGGCCAGGTGCGGCTGAAGACCGAGGATTTCGCCGGTGGCGTGCGTTTTGTCGCGCGCAACGAGCTGTTCGTGCCGATGGAGGTTGAACTGCGTGTAGAGCGCCTGGCCAATGCCCAGGGCGGTAACGCCTCGCGCATCGTCCGGCGCCTGGTACCGCCGCGCTCGAACCTGATCCTCAGCGTGGTGCAGGCTCGCCAAGGGGCTCGCCTCAAGTACGACACCAAGTTTCGCTACGCCATGGGAGACCCGGGCCAGCGCCCGCAGGGCTACCGTTATCCGTTTCCCTGGAAGGGTGGGCCGTTCCGCCTGAGCCAGGGCCCCAACGGCCGTTTCAGCCACTTCGGGCCCAAGGGCCGCTACGCCATGGATATCGCCATGCCCGAAGGCACACCGATCATCGCGGCACGTGGCGGGGTGGTGGTGAAGATCGAGAACAACCAGAGCGGGCGGGGCAACAATCCGGCGGGCAATTTCGTCAGGATCCTGCACCCGGACGGCACCATGGGCGTTTACCTGCACCTGATGCGCGGCTCGGTGGTGGTGGGCGAGGGGCAGCGGGTTGCCCAGGGACAGGCGTTGGCCAAATCGGGCAATACCGGCAACAGCAGCGGGCCGCACCTGCATTTTGTGGTGCAGCGCAATGTGGGGCTGGCGCTGGAGTCGATCCCGTATCAGTTCGACCGGCCAATCGGTGGACTGCCGGACTTTACCGCAGGGAATCCATGA
- a CDS encoding response regulator — protein MSKVNVLVVDDAPFIRDLVRKCLRNAFPGMVIEDAVNGRKAMAMLSKERFDLVLCDWEMPEMSGLELLTWCRQQEEMKTMQFIMVTSRGDKENVIQAIQAGVSDFVGKPFTNEQLLTKVKKSLTKIGKLDSLMSSAPARVNSAFANDSLSALTGGRPEAAKVNAPVAAPVAAAAKPLINAPTPKTAAAAAQAGRGQGQLRLSSGTQPCMIKALSLKEALLVVRRGTNLPQVLEGAVLDLEQGENAETARLNGYLHAIAALEPKPESDWLQLTFKFVDQDAQKLDYLSRLIARGTAQKHFTPGA, from the coding sequence ATGAGTAAAGTGAATGTGCTGGTCGTGGATGATGCCCCGTTCATCCGCGACCTGGTAAGGAAGTGCCTGCGCAATGCCTTCCCCGGCATGGTGATCGAGGACGCGGTCAACGGTCGCAAGGCCATGGCCATGCTGAGCAAGGAACGTTTCGACCTGGTCCTGTGCGACTGGGAAATGCCAGAGATGTCCGGCCTCGAACTGCTGACCTGGTGCCGCCAGCAGGAAGAGATGAAGACCATGCAGTTCATCATGGTGACCAGCCGTGGTGACAAGGAGAACGTGATCCAGGCTATCCAGGCCGGCGTTTCCGATTTCGTTGGCAAGCCGTTCACCAACGAGCAGCTGCTGACCAAGGTGAAGAAGTCGCTGACCAAGATCGGCAAGCTCGACAGCCTGATGTCCAGCGCGCCGGCGCGGGTCAACTCGGCGTTCGCCAATGACTCGCTCAGCGCCCTGACCGGTGGTCGCCCGGAGGCGGCTAAGGTGAACGCGCCCGTCGCCGCGCCAGTGGCAGCAGCGGCCAAGCCTCTGATCAACGCCCCTACGCCGAAGACTGCCGCTGCGGCGGCCCAGGCTGGTCGTGGTCAAGGCCAACTGCGCCTGTCCAGCGGAACCCAGCCGTGCATGATCAAGGCCCTGAGCCTCAAGGAAGCCCTGCTGGTGGTGCGCCGCGGCACCAACCTGCCACAGGTGCTCGAAGGCGCGGTGCTGGACCTGGAGCAAGGCGAGAATGCCGAAACCGCGCGCCTGAACGGCTACCTGCACGCCATTGCGGCGCTGGAGCCCAAGCCTGAGAGCGACTGGCTGCAGCTGACCTTCAAGTTCGTCGACCAGGATGCGCAGAAACTCGACTACCTGTCGCGGCTGATCGCCCGCGGCACGGCGCAGAAGCATTTCACGCCTGGCGCTTGA
- the phoU gene encoding phosphate signaling complex protein PhoU — MINKESLTHHISQQFNAELEEVRSHLLAMGGLVEKQVNDAVTALIEADSGLAQQVREVDEQINQMERNIDEECVRILARRQPAASDLRLIISISKSVIDLERIGDESTKIARRAIQLCEEGESPRGYVEVRHIGDQVRNMVRDALDAFARFDADLALSVAQYDKTIDREYKTALRELVTYMMEDPRSISRVLSVIWALRSLERIGDHARNISELVIYLVRGTDVRHMGLKRMKAEVQGEAFDEGEIANVPAEPDDK, encoded by the coding sequence ATGATCAACAAAGAAAGCCTTACCCACCACATCTCCCAGCAGTTCAACGCCGAGCTCGAGGAGGTGCGCAGCCACCTGCTGGCCATGGGCGGGCTGGTGGAGAAACAGGTGAACGATGCCGTCACCGCGCTGATCGAGGCCGACTCGGGCCTGGCGCAGCAGGTGCGCGAGGTCGACGAACAGATCAACCAGATGGAGCGCAACATCGACGAGGAGTGCGTGCGCATTCTCGCCCGTCGCCAGCCGGCGGCCTCCGACCTGCGCCTGATCATCAGCATCTCCAAGTCGGTGATCGACCTGGAGCGCATCGGTGACGAGTCCACCAAGATCGCCCGCCGTGCCATCCAGCTGTGCGAGGAAGGCGAGTCGCCGCGTGGCTACGTCGAGGTGCGCCACATCGGCGACCAGGTGCGCAACATGGTCCGCGACGCGCTGGACGCCTTCGCCCGTTTCGACGCCGACCTGGCGCTGTCGGTGGCCCAGTACGACAAGACCATCGACCGCGAGTACAAGACAGCGCTGCGTGAGCTGGTCACCTACATGATGGAAGATCCGCGCTCGATCTCCCGCGTGTTGAGCGTGATCTGGGCCCTGCGTTCGCTGGAGCGTATTGGCGATCACGCACGCAACATCTCCGAGCTGGTGATCTACCTGGTGCGTGGTACCGACGTGCGGCACATGGGCCTCAAGCGCATGAAGGCCGAGGTGCAGGGCGAAGCGTTCGATGAGGGCGAAATCGCTAATGTTCCGGCCGAACCGGACGATAAATAG
- the pstB gene encoding phosphate ABC transporter ATP-binding protein PstB — MQHESHAHGIDMSALGRDKQSLRLAEETVAIEVPGLSLFYGDKQALFDVSMNIPKQRVTAFIGPSGCGKSTLLRTFNRMNDLVDGCRVEGAINLYGNNIYRKGEDVAELRRRVGMVFQKPNPFPKTIYENVVYGLRIQGINKKRVLDEAVEWALKGAALWDEVKDRLHESALGLSGGQQQRLVIARTIAVEPEVLLLDEPCSALDPISTLKVEELIYELKSKYTIVIVTHNMQQAARVSDYTAFMYMGKLVEFGDTDTLFTNPAKKQTEDYITGRYG; from the coding sequence GGGCCGCGACAAGCAGAGCCTGCGCCTGGCTGAAGAGACCGTGGCCATCGAAGTACCCGGCCTGTCCCTGTTCTACGGCGACAAGCAGGCGCTGTTCGACGTCAGCATGAACATCCCCAAGCAGCGCGTGACTGCCTTCATCGGCCCGTCCGGCTGCGGCAAGTCCACGCTGCTGCGCACCTTCAACCGCATGAACGACCTGGTCGACGGCTGCCGTGTCGAAGGCGCCATCAACCTGTACGGCAACAACATCTACCGCAAGGGCGAGGACGTGGCCGAGCTGCGTCGCCGCGTGGGCATGGTGTTCCAGAAGCCCAACCCGTTCCCCAAGACCATCTACGAGAACGTGGTCTACGGCCTGCGTATCCAGGGCATCAACAAGAAGCGCGTGCTCGACGAGGCCGTCGAGTGGGCGCTGAAGGGCGCGGCCCTGTGGGATGAGGTCAAGGACCGCCTGCACGAGTCGGCGCTGGGCCTGTCAGGTGGCCAGCAGCAGCGTCTGGTAATCGCCCGTACCATTGCCGTTGAGCCGGAAGTGCTGTTGCTCGACGAGCCGTGCTCGGCACTGGACCCGATCTCGACACTGAAGGTCGAAGAGCTGATCTACGAACTGAAATCCAAGTACACCATCGTCATCGTGACCCACAACATGCAGCAGGCGGCCCGTGTTTCGGACTACACCGCCTTCATGTACATGGGCAAACTGGTCGAATTCGGTGATACCGACACCCTGTTCACCAACCCGGCGAAGAAGCAGACCGAAGACTACATCACCGGTCGCTACGGCTAA